From a region of the Arachis ipaensis cultivar K30076 chromosome B09, Araip1.1, whole genome shotgun sequence genome:
- the LOC107615101 gene encoding protein FAR1-RELATED SEQUENCE 5-like encodes MDTALSVAVENFLSRVSHSHPLNPKLSGMFSANRQLRMHVKDLIQQNDQAGIRPSKTYQALANAVGGPANLTFTEKDVRNYISRHLRISGDETDPKELLKHFSRMKELNPNFFFEIDMDENHSIRNVFWADAWCRAAWEYFGDVVTVDTTYKTNRYDMPFGSFVGVNHHGMFTLLGCYFIVNMDIALMDMFADRHMWVPVFFKDEFWAGMRSTQHSESIHSVFDKYLNSKSSLLQFVRQYQNCVIDKEQKELECDAADLRGIIPCVSSSPIEKRFQREYTNSMFRDVQDQFIKKADCDISSVNHHGTSKVCEVDQQKMVFDILVVLLHFRVIAVSSQYILSRWSKNVSRRHTYIMSSIDMDRSDESMTIFRELCSDFYNVAQDFVATPEVAAILRDAMDSARQKLKEHKESEHQAAHEAFLKDSKFNNTTNHKH; translated from the exons ATGGATACCGCACTTTCCGT GGCAGTGGAGAATTTCTTGAGTAGAGTATCCCATTCACACCCGCTTAATCCGAAGCTATCTGGAATGTTCTCAGCAAACCGTCAGCTAAGGATGCATGTGAAGGACCTGATACAACAAAATGACCAAGCTGGCATTAGACCGAGTAAGACATACCAGGCACTAGCCAATGCCGTCGGTGGCCCTGCCAATCTCACCTTTACAGAGAAGGATGTTAGAAATTACATTAGTCGTCACTTACGCATTTCCGGGGATGAGACAGATCCAAAAGAGTTACTTAAGCACTTCTCACGGATGAAGGAGCTCAATCCGAACTTTTTCTTTGAAATAGATATGGACGAAAACCATAGCATTAGAAATGTATTTTGGGCCGATGCTTGGTGTAGAGCTGCATGGGAATATTTTGGTGATGTTGTGACGGTTGACACTACTTACAAGACTAATAG gTATGACATGCCATTTGGGTCTTTCGTAGGTGTCAACCACCATGGGATGTTTACGCTTCTTGG ATGTTATTTTATAGTCAATATGGATATTGCACTTATGG ATATGTTTGCTGACCGACACATGTGGGTGCCAGTATTTTTCAAGGACGAATTCTGGGCTGGCATGAGGAGCACACAGCATAGTGAGAGCATACATTCAGTTTTCGATAAGTACTTAAACAGTAAGAGCTCTTTGTTGCAATTTGTTCGCCAATACCAAAACTGTGTTATAGACAAGGAGCAAAAGGAGCTTGAGTGTGACGCTGCTGATTTAAGGGGTATTATCCCTTGTGTTTCTAGCTCACCAATAGAGAAGCGATTCCAGAGAGAATATACAAACTCCATGTTTCGAGACGTTCAGGATCAATTTATCAAAAAGGCCGATTGTGACATCTCCTCAGTCAACCATCATGGCACAAGTAAAGTTTGTGAAGTTGACCAACAAAAGATGGTGTTTGACAT TCTTGTTGTTCTCCTACATTTTCGTGTGATAGCAGTGTCCTCACAATACATTCTATCCCGATGGAGTAAGAATGTTAGTCGGAGACACACATACATCATGAGTAGCATTGACATGGACCGTTCTGATGAAAGCATGACCATTTTTAGGGAATTGTGTTCTGATTTTTACAACGTTGCTCAGGATTTCGTGGCTACTCCGGAGGTTGCTGCTATATTGCGTGATGCCATGGACAGTGCTCGGCAGAAGCTCAAAGAACACAAGGAATCCGAGCATCAAGCTGCACAT GAAGCATTTTTGAAGGATTCGAAGTTTAACAACACTACAAATCATAAGCATTAG